One window from the genome of Methyloradius palustris encodes:
- a CDS encoding malic enzyme-like NAD(P)-binding protein, producing the protein MDSLKSRALAYHEFPKPGKLSVDSSKPCTTQDDLSLAYTPGVAEPVREINRDPENAYRYTNKGNLVAVITDGTAVLGLGNMGALASKPVMEGKAVLFKRFAGIDVFDIEINAPSVEAFIETVVNIAPTFGGINLEDIAAPHCFRIEKELRERLDIPVFHDDQHGTAVIVSAALLNALEIQGKTLGTAKIVFLGAGAAGCACARLLKIMGATNITMVDKDGVLHSQRHDLHANNRDLAIDTNARSLAEVMPEADVFIGVSAANALSPEILKLMAPKPVVFALANPDPEILPSVAMAVRDDILMATGRSDFPNQVNNALCFPFLFRGALDARAKQITVEMQIAAAHALADLAREPVPESVLLAYNLTELSFGKDYIIPKPFDPRLIERIPPRVAAAARQAN; encoded by the coding sequence ATGGATAGTCTTAAATCACGCGCACTGGCTTACCACGAGTTTCCTAAACCGGGAAAGCTATCCGTTGATTCGTCTAAGCCTTGCACCACACAAGATGACTTATCGCTAGCCTACACGCCAGGTGTAGCCGAACCCGTGCGCGAAATCAACCGAGACCCCGAAAACGCTTATCGTTATACCAACAAAGGCAATCTGGTGGCGGTGATTACCGATGGCACCGCTGTACTGGGTTTGGGCAACATGGGCGCACTTGCCAGCAAACCCGTGATGGAAGGTAAAGCTGTTCTATTCAAGCGCTTTGCGGGTATTGATGTGTTTGATATAGAGATCAACGCGCCATCGGTCGAAGCTTTTATTGAAACAGTCGTCAATATTGCCCCGACCTTTGGTGGCATTAACCTTGAAGATATTGCTGCGCCACACTGCTTTCGCATTGAAAAAGAATTGCGCGAACGCCTAGATATTCCAGTATTCCACGATGACCAGCATGGCACAGCAGTCATTGTTAGCGCTGCGCTATTGAATGCGCTTGAGATTCAAGGCAAAACGCTAGGCACCGCTAAAATCGTGTTCCTCGGCGCTGGAGCGGCAGGTTGCGCATGTGCACGACTCTTGAAAATCATGGGGGCGACTAACATCACCATGGTAGATAAAGACGGCGTATTACATAGCCAACGCCATGATCTACATGCCAATAACCGCGATCTGGCCATTGATACCAATGCCCGCTCACTGGCAGAAGTAATGCCTGAAGCTGATGTGTTTATTGGGGTATCGGCTGCGAATGCGTTATCACCAGAAATCCTGAAGCTGATGGCGCCCAAGCCGGTTGTATTTGCCTTGGCAAATCCAGACCCTGAAATTTTGCCTTCTGTTGCTATGGCAGTTAGAGACGACATCCTGATGGCGACCGGGCGCTCCGACTTCCCTAACCAAGTGAATAACGCCTTGTGCTTCCCGTTTCTATTCCGTGGTGCTCTGGATGCACGCGCCAAGCAGATTACTGTTGAAATGCAAATAGCCGCAGCACACGCCTTGGCAGATTTGGCACGTGAGCCAGTGCCAGAGTCTGTATTGCTAGCCTATAATCTGACTGAACTGAGTTTTGGCAAAGACTATATTATTCCCAAACCTTTTGACCCGCGTTTGATTGAACGTATTCCGCCTCGCGTTGCAGCCGCCGCTAGGCAAGCAAACTAA
- the trxA gene encoding thioredoxin TrxA, whose protein sequence is MSEHITHISDNTFEQEVLQSSLPVIVDYWAEWCGPCKMIAPILDEISKEYEGRLKITKLNIDENQNTPPKYGIRGIPTLMLFKNGNVEATKVGALSKSQLTAFIDSNI, encoded by the coding sequence ATGAGCGAGCACATTACGCATATTAGCGACAACACTTTTGAGCAGGAAGTCCTGCAATCCTCACTGCCAGTTATTGTCGATTATTGGGCAGAATGGTGCGGACCATGCAAAATGATTGCGCCAATTCTGGATGAAATCTCCAAAGAATACGAAGGCCGCCTGAAAATCACCAAACTGAATATTGATGAAAATCAGAATACACCACCTAAATACGGCATCCGCGGCATTCCTACTTTAATGCTGTTCAAGAACGGTAATGTAGAAGCAACCAAGGTTGGCGCATTATCAAAATCACAACTTACTGCATTTATTGACAGTAATATTTAA
- the modC gene encoding molybdenum ABC transporter ATP-binding protein yields the protein MAVIDIDLKFERPAFKLHAKFSSDHLATGLFGPSGSGKSTLLSLLAGLIRPQEGHFILDGIPLIDCGRGIHVPAHQRRIGMVFQESRLFPHLSVKANLSYGLKLLAEKDQRFTMQQIVDLLEIGDLLLQKPDQLSGGQKQRVALGRALLTSPRLLLLDEPLAALDVRLRNQILPFLRRVKEETAIPMLYVSHSIDETLFLTQQLAIIEQGEIVASGDFHEVMHDRRALSLAQSLGLDNLLHARLIENHAALGYDLAQCGDHTIVIPHAGHQVDDEIAIAFSSSNVALSTQRLAHVTIQNQLRGVVTSIDVIDYRTLVSVDVGFKVIAEVSAKSVEALDLAVGTEVYCLVKTQSIRSYAIS from the coding sequence ATGGCCGTGATTGATATTGACCTGAAATTTGAGCGCCCCGCATTCAAGCTGCATGCAAAATTCAGCTCTGATCATCTTGCTACTGGTCTCTTTGGCCCTTCAGGCTCAGGTAAAAGTACTTTACTAAGCCTGCTGGCAGGGCTGATTCGGCCACAAGAGGGGCACTTTATATTGGATGGCATACCGCTGATTGATTGTGGTCGCGGCATTCATGTGCCTGCACATCAAAGACGCATTGGCATGGTGTTTCAAGAAAGTCGCCTTTTTCCGCACCTTTCTGTTAAAGCGAATCTTAGTTATGGCTTGAAACTGCTGGCTGAAAAAGATCAGCGTTTCACCATGCAGCAAATTGTGGATTTGCTTGAGATCGGTGATTTGCTTTTGCAAAAGCCAGACCAGCTTTCAGGCGGGCAAAAACAGCGTGTCGCGCTGGGGCGTGCCTTATTAACTTCACCACGTTTACTTTTGCTCGATGAGCCTCTGGCGGCGCTGGATGTGCGTTTGCGTAACCAGATATTGCCGTTTTTGCGCAGGGTGAAAGAAGAAACCGCCATCCCCATGCTGTATGTGAGTCACAGCATAGATGAGACACTCTTTCTCACCCAGCAATTGGCGATTATTGAACAGGGTGAGATTGTTGCCAGCGGTGATTTTCATGAGGTGATGCACGATAGGCGCGCCTTAAGCCTTGCCCAGTCATTGGGTTTGGATAATCTATTGCATGCCAGATTGATTGAAAACCATGCTGCGCTTGGCTATGACCTAGCTCAGTGCGGCGACCACACGATAGTGATTCCCCATGCTGGTCATCAAGTAGATGACGAAATCGCTATCGCATTCAGTTCTAGTAACGTCGCCTTATCTACGCAGCGATTAGCGCATGTGACGATACAAAATCAATTGCGTGGTGTGGTGACATCGATAGATGTGATTGATTACCGAACGCTTGTATCTGTAGATGTTGGTTTTAAGGTAATTGCTGAGGTTTCTGCAAAATCAGTAGAAGCCCTTGATCTAGCTGTTGGCACCGAAGTGTATTGTCTGGTGAAAACTCAATCAATACGCAGCTATGCGATTAGCTGA
- a CDS encoding type B 50S ribosomal protein L31 — translation MKADIHPEYREVIFQDVSADFTFLTRSTIETRHTIKWTDGKEYPLVKIEVSSQSHPFYTGKQKILDTAGRVEKFRQKYGM, via the coding sequence ATGAAAGCAGACATCCATCCAGAATATCGTGAAGTGATATTCCAAGACGTTAGTGCAGATTTTACATTTCTGACACGTTCAACCATTGAAACCAGACACACCATTAAATGGACCGATGGCAAAGAATATCCATTGGTAAAGATTGAGGTTTCATCACAATCCCATCCGTTTTACACTGGCAAGCAGAAGATTCTTGATACGGCTGGCCGTGTTGAGAAATTCCGCCAAAAATACGGCATGTAA
- the modB gene encoding molybdate ABC transporter permease subunit encodes MDLISFTSAEIAALLLSLKVAFWCTLVIAVPGIMIAWLLARKDFLGKTLLDSLVHLPLVLPPVVPGFILLILLGNQGFLGKWLHDIFGITVAFTWVGAVIASALMALPLMVRSTRLAISLVDLRLEDAAKTLGAKPFWVFFTITLPLAFPGILTGLILAFSRSLGEFGATITFVGNIEGETRTLPLAIYTYTQIPGGDVPAMRLVILSIVIALAALYCGDLLERKMQKRLGVHHGRD; translated from the coding sequence TTGGATTTAATTAGTTTCACAAGTGCAGAAATTGCCGCGCTTCTACTCTCACTGAAAGTGGCATTTTGGTGCACGCTTGTGATTGCTGTGCCAGGCATCATGATCGCATGGCTACTGGCGCGTAAAGATTTTCTGGGCAAGACGCTTTTAGATAGTCTGGTGCATCTGCCGCTGGTGTTACCGCCTGTAGTGCCAGGCTTTATTTTGCTGATCTTGCTTGGTAATCAGGGCTTTCTCGGTAAATGGCTGCATGATATTTTTGGTATTACGGTGGCCTTTACCTGGGTGGGTGCAGTCATCGCCTCGGCATTGATGGCTTTGCCGTTAATGGTACGTTCTACCAGGCTAGCGATTAGCTTGGTAGATTTACGGCTGGAAGATGCTGCCAAAACATTAGGCGCAAAACCGTTCTGGGTGTTTTTCACCATCACATTGCCACTGGCTTTCCCCGGCATATTAACTGGCTTGATACTGGCTTTTAGCCGCAGCCTAGGCGAGTTTGGCGCCACTATTACCTTTGTTGGCAATATCGAGGGCGAAACTCGCACCTTGCCACTAGCAATTTATACCTATACGCAAATTCCTGGTGGCGATGTCCCCGCCATGCGGCTGGTGATTTTGAGTATTGTCATTGCGCTTGCTGCGCTTTATTGCGGTGATTTGCTTGAGCGTAAAATGCAAAAACGGCTTGGAGTGCATCATGGCCGTGATTGA
- the rho gene encoding transcription termination factor Rho, whose translation MHLSDLKHLPVTELVEMAIANEIEGASRIRKQDLIFALLKNKAKKGDSIFGDGTLEVLQDGFGFLRSPDTSYLAGPDDIYVSPSQIRRFNLHTGDSIKGEIRTPKDGERYFALVKVDSVNDEPPENTKHKILFENLTPLFPTKPLLLERDIRAEENITGRVIDMIAPIGKGQRGLLVASPKSGKTVMMQHIAHAITANHPEVILIVLLIDERPEEVTEMTRSVKGEVVASTFDEPATRHVQVAEMVLEKAKRLVEHKKDVVILLDSITRLARAYNTVVPASGKVLTGGVDANALQRPKRFFGAARNIEEGGSLTIIATALVDTGSRMDDVIYEEFKGTGNMEIHLDRKMAEKRQYPAINVNKSGTRREELLIEKDILQKIWVLRKLLYPMDDLEAMEFLLDKIKATKNNADFFDSMRRG comes from the coding sequence ATGCATCTATCAGACCTTAAACATCTACCCGTCACCGAACTAGTCGAAATGGCGATTGCCAACGAGATTGAAGGGGCAAGCCGAATTCGTAAGCAAGATCTTATCTTTGCCTTACTCAAAAACAAGGCAAAAAAAGGCGATAGTATTTTTGGAGATGGCACGCTGGAAGTACTGCAAGATGGCTTTGGTTTCTTGCGCTCACCAGATACATCTTATCTGGCAGGCCCTGATGATATTTATGTCTCACCTTCGCAGATACGCCGTTTCAACCTGCATACAGGCGATAGCATTAAAGGCGAGATTCGCACCCCTAAAGATGGTGAACGCTATTTTGCACTGGTAAAAGTAGATAGCGTTAATGACGAACCACCAGAAAATACCAAGCACAAAATTCTGTTTGAAAACCTCACCCCGCTTTTCCCCACTAAGCCTCTTCTACTAGAACGCGATATTCGCGCTGAAGAAAATATCACTGGTCGCGTGATTGATATGATCGCACCAATTGGTAAAGGCCAACGCGGCTTGCTGGTTGCGAGCCCGAAGAGCGGTAAAACGGTGATGATGCAGCATATTGCACATGCGATTACTGCCAATCATCCCGAAGTGATTCTGATTGTTTTGCTGATTGATGAGCGTCCAGAAGAAGTGACAGAAATGACGCGCTCAGTGAAAGGTGAAGTTGTTGCTTCCACTTTCGACGAGCCAGCGACCCGTCACGTGCAAGTAGCTGAAATGGTGCTGGAAAAAGCCAAGCGCCTGGTTGAACACAAAAAAGATGTCGTTATTCTATTAGATTCAATCACACGACTGGCACGTGCCTACAACACCGTAGTGCCTGCTTCTGGCAAGGTATTGACTGGTGGTGTAGACGCCAACGCATTACAACGCCCAAAACGCTTCTTTGGTGCTGCTCGTAATATTGAAGAAGGTGGTTCTCTGACCATCATTGCTACTGCGCTAGTGGATACAGGCTCACGCATGGATGATGTGATCTATGAAGAGTTCAAGGGTACTGGCAATATGGAAATCCATCTTGACAGAAAGATGGCAGAAAAACGTCAATATCCCGCCATAAACGTCAATAAATCAGGCACGCGTCGTGAAGAATTATTGATCGAAAAAGATATCCTGCAAAAAATCTGGGTACTGCGCAAATTACTTTACCCAATGGACGACCTCGAAGCGATGGAATTCCTACTTGATAAAATCAAAGCTACCAAGAACAACGCTGATTTCTTTGATTCGATGCGTAGAGGTTAA
- the modA gene encoding molybdate ABC transporter substrate-binding protein encodes MFKKISIWMSGLLLASLVFSANADDKVTIFAAASLTNVITELGAQYEKEQSVKVVNSFAASSALAKQIENGAPADVFMSADSKWMNYLQDKNLIDVSSRINLLGNRLVLIAPKGRSFKVDFKKTFDFAKAFDGRLCTGDIDAVPVGIYAKQSFNNLGWWDGIKTRIVGAQDVRAALAFVERGECGAGVVYETDAKVSDKVEIVGVFPDETHDAIVYPLAIVSKTSGVNPLAKPFAAYLASPKAAEVFSKYGFTVLTK; translated from the coding sequence ATGTTTAAAAAGATTTCTATATGGATGAGTGGCTTGTTATTGGCTTCACTGGTTTTTTCAGCGAATGCTGATGACAAGGTAACAATATTTGCAGCTGCTAGTTTGACCAATGTCATCACTGAGCTTGGTGCGCAGTATGAAAAAGAGCAATCCGTGAAAGTAGTGAATTCGTTTGCTGCATCGTCGGCCTTAGCCAAGCAGATTGAGAATGGCGCGCCAGCTGATGTGTTCATGTCGGCTGACAGCAAATGGATGAATTATCTGCAAGACAAAAACCTGATTGATGTGAGCTCCAGAATTAACCTCTTGGGCAATCGACTGGTGCTGATTGCGCCTAAAGGCCGTTCGTTTAAAGTGGACTTCAAGAAGACATTCGATTTTGCAAAAGCTTTTGATGGCAGGCTGTGTACAGGCGATATTGATGCGGTGCCTGTGGGTATTTATGCCAAGCAGTCATTCAACAATCTGGGCTGGTGGGATGGTATCAAGACCAGAATCGTTGGGGCGCAGGATGTGAGGGCTGCGTTGGCTTTTGTTGAACGCGGCGAATGCGGCGCTGGGGTGGTATATGAGACAGATGCTAAAGTGTCAGATAAAGTAGAAATCGTTGGCGTATTCCCAGATGAAACACACGATGCTATTGTCTATCCACTGGCGATTGTTAGCAAAACCTCAGGCGTTAATCCTTTAGCCAAGCCTTTTGCAGCGTATCTTGCCTCGCCAAAAGCGGCTGAGGTTTTTAGTAAATATGGTTTTACAGTATTAACCAAGTAG
- a CDS encoding ArnT family glycosyltransferase: MAFEVEHDWQGNLATPRAKIGERAKTRLLILLCIFWICLGLIGHAPWKPDESQSISIVKSITHQGDWIAPVVVGQSSIENPPLYYLTAAAFAKALSPVLQMHDAARLASGLWMAFTLLLVGMIGRELWGVGSGRQTTFIFISSLGLIVTAHLLMPEVAALTGTAMGLYALALAKRRPFRASVLLGCGIGISFLSTGLLDASISLITALILPALFSNWRTRSYGIVLALSAIVAAPWLLIWPFLCWYTAPSLFHDWWQISISSFGNLNQYSFLKTLAWYAWPGLPLAVWGLWRYRGSVLNKPKFQLLISFFVVALVMIGLGPNTREIYALPLLLPIAILAAGSVETLKRGAASALNWFGLILFAMIGILIWLGWFAMMTGWPATLSRRMKILSATPDPHLSIFALVAALTATIIWLLVVINAKRSNRAAVTDWAVGITMAWSLLMTLWLPWIDHAKTYEHVVAEIKHALPAHYDCIIGRDISDSQLALLHYYANIRTEQAQNNSQLNCDFYLIQDDRDRSKYQPGDEWKLIWQGKRPTDRRESFRLYQKQPE, from the coding sequence ATGGCATTTGAAGTAGAACACGACTGGCAAGGCAATCTAGCCACACCTAGAGCCAAAATAGGCGAACGCGCCAAAACCCGCTTACTGATATTGCTATGCATCTTCTGGATTTGTCTCGGCCTCATTGGACATGCGCCATGGAAACCCGATGAATCTCAATCCATCAGCATCGTAAAATCCATCACCCATCAGGGCGACTGGATAGCACCCGTGGTTGTAGGGCAGTCTTCCATCGAAAATCCGCCACTGTATTATTTAACTGCGGCGGCCTTTGCCAAAGCACTCTCCCCCGTCTTGCAGATGCATGATGCAGCGAGGCTGGCATCTGGCTTGTGGATGGCCTTTACCTTGTTGTTAGTTGGCATGATAGGCCGTGAACTCTGGGGCGTAGGCAGCGGGCGGCAAACCACCTTTATATTTATCAGCTCATTAGGCTTGATTGTTACAGCGCATTTACTCATGCCAGAGGTCGCCGCACTGACGGGTACGGCCATGGGTCTTTACGCGCTGGCATTAGCTAAACGACGACCTTTTCGCGCCAGCGTGTTGCTGGGCTGTGGTATCGGCATTAGCTTTCTTTCTACAGGCCTGTTAGATGCCTCCATTAGCTTAATCACCGCATTAATATTGCCAGCCCTATTCAGCAACTGGCGCACCCGCAGCTATGGCATCGTACTTGCCCTGTCTGCCATTGTTGCGGCGCCTTGGCTGTTGATTTGGCCATTCTTGTGCTGGTACACGGCGCCTAGCCTGTTTCACGATTGGTGGCAAATCAGTATCAGTAGTTTTGGCAATCTCAATCAATATAGTTTCTTGAAAACGCTGGCTTGGTATGCGTGGCCTGGGTTGCCACTGGCGGTCTGGGGCTTATGGCGTTATCGCGGCAGTGTGCTGAATAAGCCAAAATTCCAGCTGCTCATCAGCTTCTTTGTGGTGGCGCTCGTAATGATTGGCCTTGGACCAAACACCCGTGAGATTTATGCCCTGCCACTCTTATTACCGATTGCCATACTGGCAGCAGGTAGTGTGGAAACCTTGAAACGCGGTGCCGCAAGTGCACTCAACTGGTTTGGTTTGATCCTGTTTGCCATGATAGGCATACTCATATGGCTAGGCTGGTTCGCGATGATGACTGGCTGGCCTGCCACGCTTAGCCGCCGCATGAAAATACTTTCGGCCACTCCAGACCCGCACTTGAGTATATTCGCGCTGGTTGCAGCGCTTACTGCAACCATCATCTGGCTGCTAGTGGTGATTAACGCCAAGCGCTCCAACAGAGCAGCCGTTACTGATTGGGCAGTGGGCATTACCATGGCATGGAGCCTGCTGATGACACTGTGGTTACCGTGGATTGATCACGCAAAAACTTATGAGCATGTAGTTGCTGAAATCAAGCATGCATTGCCTGCGCATTATGACTGCATAATTGGCCGTGATATCAGCGACTCGCAGCTCGCTTTGCTCCACTATTACGCCAATATACGTACTGAGCAGGCACAAAATAATAGCCAGCTCAACTGTGACTTTTATCTAATTCAAGATGACCGTGATCGCAGCAAATATCAGCCTGGCGATGAATGGAAGCTGATTTGGCAAGGCAAACGCCCGACAGACAGACGCGAGAGTTTCAGGCTATATCAAAAACAGCCTGAGTAA